In Carya illinoinensis cultivar Pawnee chromosome 6, C.illinoinensisPawnee_v1, whole genome shotgun sequence, a single genomic region encodes these proteins:
- the LOC122313572 gene encoding probable pectinesterase/pectinesterase inhibitor 61, translating to MGYNRLEQPDKLGGSPDHHLNPPEYAVAAPPPSTRKKKVILLTLFSIALIVASGISAVLLVRLRSGASGKPESAILRKPTLAISRTCSRTRYPDLCVNSLLHFPGSVKASERDLVHISFNMTLQHMSKALYISAGLSYLQMEPRVRSAYEDCIELLDDSVDALSRSLVSVARSGAPTSSTHDVMTWLSAALTNQETCLEGFAELRGSVKYQLAARLKDLSELVSNCLAIFAGTVTDDFSGVPVQNRRRLMETEIPVDNADGLPRWLSSRERELLDLPISAIHADIVVSKDGNGTCKTIAEAIKKAPENSTRRTIIYVRAGRYEEDNLKVGRKKKNLMFIGDGKGITVISGSKSIYNNLTTFHTASFAATGAGFIARDMTFQNSAGPGRHQAVALRVGADHSVVYRCNIIGYQDTLYVHSNRQFFRECDIYGTVDFIFGNAAVVFQNCSLYARKPLPLQKITITAQNRKDPNQNTGISIHACRILAASDLQASKASFPTYLGRPWKLYARVVYMLSYMGDHVHPRGWLEWNTSSFALDTLYYGEYMNYGPGGAIGQRVNWSGYRVITSTVEASKFTVAQFIYGSSWLPSTGVAFLAGLST from the exons ATGGGCTATAACAGGCTCGAGCAGCCCGACAAGCTGGGTGGATCACCCGACCACCACCTCAACCCACCGGAATACGCAGTGGCGGCCCCTCCACCTAGCACCCGAAAGAAGAAGGTGATCCTcctaacactgttttcaatcgCTCTAATCGTGGCATCCGGGATCTCCGCTGTTCTCCTGGTCCGGCTCCGGAGCGGGGCTTCTGGGAAACCCGAATCTGCGATCCTTCGCAAGCCGACCCTGGCTATCTCCCGGACCTGCAGCAGGACTCGTTACCCGGACCTCTGCGTCAACTCGCTGCTCCACTTCCCGGGCTCGGTCAAAGCGTCGGAGCGCGACCTCGTCCACATTTCATTCAACATGACGCTGCAGCACATGAGCAAGGCACTCTACATCTCCGCCGGGCTCTCCTACCTCCAGATGGAGCCACGCGTAAGGTCCGCCTACGAAGACTGCATCGAGCTCCTGGACGACTCCGTTGACGCGCTCTCGAGGTCCCTCGTCTCAGTTGCGCGCTCCGGTGCGCCCACCTCGTCCACCCACGACGTGATGACGTGGTTGAGCGCGGCACTGACGAACCAGGAAACGTGCTTGGAGGGGTTCGCGGAGCTGAGAGGGTCGGTCAAGTATCAGCTGGCGGCCAGGTTGAAGGACTTGTCTGAGCTGGTGAGCAACTGCCTGGCTATATTCGCGGGGACAGTCACGGACGACTTCTCAGGTGTCCCAGTTCAGAACCGGCGCAGGTTAATGGAAACAGAGATACCGGTGGATAATGCCGATGGTTTGCCGCGATGGTTGAGTTCGAGGGAGAGGGAGTTGTTAGATTTACCGATATCGGCGATACACGCCGATATAGTGGTGTCCAAGGACGGGAATGGAACTTGTAAGACCATCGCGGAGGCGATTAAGAAAGCGCCTGAGAATAGTACTCGGCGGACGATTATTTATGTGAGGGCAGGAAG GTACGAAGAGGATAACTTGAAGgtgggaaggaagaagaagaacttgATGTTTATAGGGGATGGAAAGGGCATAACCGTCATCTCGGGTAGCAAAAGTATATACAATAACCTGACGACATTCCACACCGCATCCTTCG CGGCAACCGGAGCCGGTTTCATAGCACGGGACATGACCTTTCAGAATTCGGCAGGTCCAGGCAGGCACCAGGCAGTGGCACTCCGCGTTGGTGCGGACCACAGCGTGGTGTATCGGTGCAACATCATTGGGTACCAAGACACGCTGTACGTCCACTCCAATCGCCAGTTCTTCCGCGAGTGCGACATCTACGGCACCGTGGACTTCATATTCGGTAACGCAGCCGTGGTTTTCCAAAACTGCAGCCTCTACGCTCGCAAGCCACTGCCCCTGCAGAAGATCACCATCACTGCCCAAAACCGCAAGGACCCAAACCAAAACACCGGAATTTCCATCCACGCTTGCCGGATCCTCGCCGCCTCCGATCTCCAGGCGTCTAAAGCTAGCTTCCCTACATATCTAGGCCGTCCATGGAAGCTCTACGCGAGGGTTGTGTACATGTTGTCCTACATGGGTGATCACGTTCACCCCCGTGGATGGCTAGAGTGGAACACTAGTTCGTTTGCTTTAGATACATTGTATTACGGGGAATACATGAATTATGGTCCGGGAGGAGCAATAGGGCAACGTGTCAATTGGTCGGGGTACCGAGTCATTACGTCGACGGTGGAGGCAAGCAAATTCACGGTTGCACAGTTTATCTATGGCTCATCTTGGTTACCGTCTACCGGGGTGGCTTTCTTAGCCGGTCTATCGACCTAA